A stretch of the Arachis stenosperma cultivar V10309 chromosome 6, arast.V10309.gnm1.PFL2, whole genome shotgun sequence genome encodes the following:
- the LOC130932727 gene encoding DEAD-box ATP-dependent RNA helicase 24, whose amino-acid sequence MSKRKFGFDGFGINRQSTYNFERSQAPQRLYVPPSSRHGHDNYEDTDLDNIDYDDNDAAGNDNKAAGDGGGGNNGGDEEIDPLDAFMEGIHEEMRTTAPPKPKEKAEDRYKDDEEDDPMESFLRAKKDLGLTLASEALHAGYDSDEEVYAAAKAVDAGMIEYDSDDNPIVLDKKKIEPIPALDHSSIDYEPFNKDFYEEAPSISGMSEQDVTEYRKSLAIRVSGFDVPKPIKTFEDCGFSQQIMGAIKKQGYEKPTSIQCQALPVILSGRDIIGIAKTGSGKTAAFVLPMIVHIMDQPELQKEEGPIGVICAPTRELAHQIYLESKKFAKAYGIRVSAVYGGMSKLEQFKELKAGCEIVVATPGRLIDMLKMKALTMTRATYLVLDEADRMFDLGFEPQVRSIVGQIRPDRQTLLFSATMPRKVEKLAREILSDPVRVTVGEVGMANEDITQVVHVIPSDAEKLPWLLEKLPEMIDQGDVLVFASKKATVDEIESQLAQRGFKVAALHGDKDQASRMETLQKFKAGVYHVLIATDVAARGLDIKSIKSVVNFDIAKDMDMHVHRIGRTGRAGDKDGVAYTLITQKEARFAGELVNSLIAAGQNVSMELMDLAMKDGRFRSKRDARKGGGKKGKGRGGGGGGGGGGGGRGVRGVDFGLGIGYNPESNNASSNTPPSRSAAVNSLRTGMMSQFRSSFVAASSNSQNQGYNNNASMAANKRPALRGFVSGGSIGGDITSHNNAASPSPATAAVNSGGPNSGVNPAQNNSNSSKPRERRRPSGWDR is encoded by the exons ATGTCGAAGAGGAAGTTCGGATTTGACGGTTTCGGCATAAACCGCCAATCCACCTACAACTTCGAGCGATCCCAAGCTCCTCAGCGCCTCTACGTCCCTCCCTCTTCACGCCACGGCCACGACAATTACGAGGACACCGACCTCGACAACATCGATTACGACGACAACGACGCCGCCGGAAACGACAACAAAGCTGCCGGCGATGGCGGAGGTGGCAATAATGGTGGCGACGAGGAAATCGATCCGCTGGACGCCTTCATGGAAGGGATTCACGAAGAGATGAGGACGACGGCGCCTCCGAAGCCAAAGGAGAAGGCGGAGGACAGGTACAAGGACGATGAGGAGGATGATCCAATGGAGAGCTTCTTGAGGGCGAAGAAGGACCTAGGGTTGACGTTGGCCTCGGAGGCTCTGCACGCTGGCTACGATTCTGATGAAGAGGTTTATGCTGCTGCTAAGGCTGTGGATGCCGGTATGATAGAGTATGATTCTGATGATAATCCTATAGTTCTTGACAAGAAGAAGATCGAACCCATTCCTGCACTTGATCACAGTTCTATTGACTATGAGCCCTTCAATAAGGATTTCTATGAGGAGGCACCTTCAATTTCAG GTATGAGTGAGCAAGATGTCACTGAGTACCGGAAGAGTTTGGCTATTCGTGTGTCGGGATTTGATGTGCCTAAGCCAATAAAGACATTTGAGGACTGTGGGTTCTCTCAGCAAATTATGGGTGCTATAAAGAAACAAGGTTATGAGAAGCCAACGTCTATACAGTGCCAAGCTTTACCAGTTATTCTTTCCGGTAGAGATATCATTGGCATTGCAAAAACTGGTTCTGGTAAAACTGCTGCTTTTGTGCTTCCTATGATTGTGCATATCATGGATCAGCCTGAACTTCAGAAGGAAGAGGGTCCTATAGGAGTTATATGCGCACCTACAAGAGAATTGGCACATCAGATATATCTTGAGTCCAAGAAATTTGCAAAAGCATATGGTATACGTGTGTCTGCTGTCTATGGTGGAATGTCAAAACTTGAACAGTTCAAAGAACTCAAGGCAGGTTGTGAGATAGTAGTTGCCACCCCTGGGAGATTGATAGACATGCTAAAAATGAAGGCCTTGACAATGACTAGAGCAACTTACCTGGTGCTTGATGAGGCTGACCGGATGTTTGATCTTGGATTTGAGCCACAAGTAAGGTCCATTGTTGGTCAGATTAGGCCGGATCGTCAGACTTTACTTTTTTCTGCGACAATGCCTCGTAAAGTTGAAAAGTTGGCTAGAGAGATCCTTAGTGATCCTGTTAGAGTAACAGTTGGGGAGGTGGGAATGGCAAATGAAGACATTACTCAAGTTGTCCATGTAATTCCTTCTGATGCTGAAAAATTGCCTTGGCTTTTGGAGAAGTTGCCCGAGATGATCGATCAAGGTGATGTCCTAGTATTTGCTTCCAAGAAGGCTACTGTGGATGAAATTGAATCACAATTGGCTCAGAGAGGCTTTAAAGTTGCTGCCCTGCATGGTGATAAAGATCAAGCTTCTCGCATGGAAACTTTGCAGAAGTTTAAAGCTGGTGTCTACCATGTGCTTATTGCAACTGATGTTGCTGCTCGTGGTCTTGATATCAAGTCAATTAAATCTGTGGTAAACTTTGATATTGCAAAAGATATGGATATGCATGTCCATCGGATTGGGAGAACAGGCCGTGCTGGTGACAAGGATGGGGTTGCATACACTCTTATAACTCAAAAAGAAGCACGCTTTGCTGGCGAACTGGTTAATAGCTTGATTGCTGCTGGTCAGAATGTATCCATGGAGTTGATGGATCTTGCTATGAAG GATGGGAGGTTCAGGTCAAAACGTGATGCAAGAAAAGGAG GTGGGAAAAAAGGCAAAGGGAGaggaggaggtggtggtggtggcggtGGCGGTGGCGGTCGGGGTGTGCGTGGAGTTGATTTTGGCCTTGGTATTGGATATAATCCCGAGTCCAACAATGCTTCATCTAACACCCCTCCGAGCCGCTCTGCTGCTGTAAATTCTTTACGAACAGGAATGATGTCACAGTTTCGGAGTAGCTTTGTTGCTGCTTCCTCTAACTCCCAAAATCAAGGATACAATAACAATGCAAGTATGGCTGCAAATAAGAGACCTGCACTTCGCGGTTTTGTATCTGGTGGATCAATTGGCGGGGATATAACTTCTCATAATAATGCTGCTTCACCCAGTCCTGCTACAGCAGCAGTAAACTCCGGTGGCCCAAATTCCGGTGTAAACCCTGCTCAGAACAACTCAAACAG CTCTAAACCCAGAGAAAGGAGGAGGCCATCAGGCTGGGATAGGTAG
- the LOC130933612 gene encoding putative pectinesterase/pectinesterase inhibitor 26, whose translation MAYNNSLLLIVTLSSLLLSGHAYRYTGKSIWFTNPAPAPAPVPVTVTFETTDPVNGFFSGLNLNLKLEANGDDAKIKAQVDNFCNGVENPGLCAETIVPLVKGQLDPLKVLDTQMSATLNRTLEVVAEIAKLLKSQKKPVGALDVCKECYDSAVDTINESIELVKQYNVVDAYHRFSNVNGYSGTCDDTFAELEVTNPIPKEAVDDVRQHVSKTLVVLNAWVNNQNKFLV comes from the coding sequence aTGGCTTATAACAATAGCCTTCTCCTCATTGTGACACTCTCCTCTCTCCTCCTTTCAGGCCATGCCTATCGATACACAGGGAAGTCTATCTGGTTCACTAATCCAGCCCCCGCTCCGGCCCCCGTCCCGGTCACGGTCACATTTGAAACCACCGATCCAGTTAACGGCTTCTTCAGCGGCTTGAACTTGAACCTCAAGCTCGAAGCTAACGGTGATGATGCAAAAATCAAGGCCCAGGTCGATAATTTCTGCAATGGCGTGGAGAACCCTGGGTTATGTGCCGAAACCATTGTACCACTCGTGAAGGGCCAATTGGATCCACTCAAGGTCCTTGACACTCAGATGAGCGCCACCCTCAACCGCACCTTGGAGGTTGTGGCTGAGATCGCCAAATTACTGAAGAGCCAAAAGAAGCCAGTGGGTGCTCTGGACGTCTGCAAGGAGTGCTATGACTCCGCAGTAGATACCATCAATGAATCTATTGAGCTCGTGAAGCAGTACAACGTGGTTGATGCTTACCACAGGTTCAGCAATGTTAATGGTTACAGCGGAACCTGCGATGATACTTTCGCTGAATTGGAAGTCACTAACCCTATTCCCAAGGAGGCTGTTGATGATGTTCGTCAACATGTCAGTAAAACCTTGGTAGTCCTTAATGCCTGGGTTAATAACCAAAACAAGTTCCTTGTTTAA
- the LOC130932729 gene encoding receptor-like serine/threonine-protein kinase ALE2: MSIGLLKNVQGLLLKWLLVLFCLLFVIESGASDIGRQPPSLASDRPLLVDDHGSKHFSFHGTPVVAVSPANPPSYGPLMSTSHPPGSSHFSVPFKKKTELQPPISGFKDIAPVHSAGAATPSALAQPPLAPYVSNCCKQDMVLKRGSKSCQCVYPIKLDLLLLNVSQSRTWNDFLDELATHLGLRSTQIELINFYVIGLSTLNMSMDITPYKGIGFSASEAAKINSSLSMHKIQLDPKLVGDYKVINITWFQPPPPSPAPAFAASPVNTPLYHSPTAESSSSSNSGRHSNLFLILGIAIGLLFIAIISILVLCLCTLLPKSKEPPVESEKPRTESTVSAVGSLPHPSSTRFIAYEELKEATNNFEPASVLGEGGFGRVFKGVLNDGTAVAIKRLTSGGQQGDKEFLVEVEMLSRLHHRNLVKLVGYYSNRDSSQNLLCYELVPNGSLEAWLHGPLGINCPLDWDTRMKIALDAARGLCYLHEDSQPCVIHRDFKASNILLENNFHAKVADFGLAKQAPEGRANYLSTRVMGTFGYVAPEYAMTGHLLVKSDVYSYGVVLLELLTGRKPVDMSQPTGQENLVTWARPILRDKDRLEEIADPKLGGKYPKEDFVRVCTIAAACVAPEANQRPTMGEVVQSLKMVQRITEYQDSMIPSSNTRANLRQSSSTFEFDGTSSMFSSGPYSGLSAFENENVSRTAVFSEDLHEGR, from the exons ATGTCTATCG GTTTATTGAAGAATGTTCAAGGCCTGTTGCTGAAATGGTTGCTCGTGTTATTCTGCTTGTTGTTTGTTATTGAGTCTGGTGCAAGTGATATAGGACGCCAACCCCCATCATTAGCTTCAGACAGACCACTACTAGTAGATGACCACGGGTCAAAGCATTTCTCCTTTCATGGTACACCAGTTGTAGCAGTTTCACCAGCCAATCCTCCTTCATATGGTCCTTTAATGAGTACTAGTCATCCCCCTGGAAGTTCACATTTCTCCGTaccattcaagaagaagactGAATTACAACCTCCGATTTCTGGATTTAAAGATATTGCTCCTGTACATTCTGCTGGAGCTGCAACTCCTTCTGCTTTGGCTCAGCCTCCATTGGCCCCTTATGTTTCCA ATTGTTGTAAACAAGACATGGTATTGAAACGAGGCAGTAAGAGTTGCCAGTGTGTCTATCCAATAAAGCTAGACCTTCTGCTTTTGAATGTTTCTCAAAGTCGTACTTGGAATGATTTTCTTGATGAGTTAGCTACTCATCTTGGGCTACGCAGCACCCAGATTGAGCTGATAAATTTCTATGTAATCGGTTTATCAACATTAAATATGTCAATGGATATTACACCATATAAAGGGATCGGTTTCTCTGCCAGCGAAGCAGCTAAGATAAACTCGTCACTTTCAATGCATAAGATTCAACTGGACCCTAAATTAGTGGGTGACTACAAAGTCATCAATATAACTTGGTTTCAACCACCGCCTCCTTCTCCAG CTCCTGCTTTTGCTGCATCACCTGTGAATACTCCTCTGTATCATTCACCTACTGCTGAATCATCAAGTTCATCAAATAGTGGAAGGCATTCAAATTTGTTTCTTATACTTGGAATTGCTATAGGCCTACTCTTCATTGCGATCATATCTATACTTGTACTTTGTTTATGTACATTGTTGCCGAAGTCAAAAGAACCTCCTGTTGAAAGTG AAAAGCCGAGGACAGAAAGTACTGTTTCAGCTGTGGGTTCGCTTCCCCATCCATCTAGCACAAGGTTTATTGCATATGAAGAACTTAAAGAGGCAACAAACAATTTTGAACCTGCAAGTGTACTTGGAGAAGGAGGGTTTGGTAGAGTTTTTAAAGGTGTCTTAAATGATGGTACTGCTGTAGCAATAAAGAGACTCACTAGTGGAGGGCAACAGGGTGACAAAGAGTTTCTTGTTGAGGTTGAGATGCTTAGCCGGTTGCATCATCGTAACCTTGTAAAACTAGTGGGATATTATAGCAATCGTGATTCATCTCAAAATCTACTTTGTTATGAGCTTGTCCCTAATGGAAGTTTGGAGGCCTGGCTTCATG GTCCCTTGGGAATCAATTGTCCTTTGGATTGGGACACCAGAATGAAGATTGCGCTCGATGCTGCAAGAGGACTTTGTTACCTCCATGAAGACTCACAACCCTGTGTGATACACAGAGACTTCAAGGCATCGAACATATTGCTTGAGAACAACTTTCATGCTAAAGTAGCAGATTTCGGTCTTGCTAAGCAAGCACCTGAAGGCAGAGCTAATTACTTGTCTACTCGTGTCATGGGAACCTTTGG GTATGTAGCTCCTGAGTATGCCATGACCGGGCACCTTCTTGTTAAAAGTGATGTCTATAGCTACGGGGTTGTCTTGCTGGAGCTGCTTACTGGAAGGAAACCTGTGGACATGTCGCAGCCAACTGGACAAGAGAACCTTGTAACTTGG GCTAGGCCAATCCTTAGAGACAAGGACAGGTTGGAAGAGATCGCTGATCCAAAACTTGGGGGAAAGTATCCAAAGGAAGATTTTGTACGTGTTTGCACCATTGCTGCTGCTTGTGTTGCTCCTGAAGCAAACCAACGACCAACAATGGGTGAAGTGGTGCAGTCACTTAAAATGGTGCAGCGCATCACAGAATACCAGGATTCCATGATACCCTCATCCAATACACGGGCAAACCTGAGACAGTCCTCTAGCACTTTTGAGTTTGATGGAACATCTTCAATGTTCTCTTCAGGTCCTTACTCTGGTCTAAGCGCCTTTGAGAACGAAAATGTTTCTAGGACTGCAGTTTTCTCTGAAGATCTTCATGAAGGACGATGA